A segment of the Panacibacter ginsenosidivorans genome:
TCGGCATATTTCTTTTTCCATTTGCCGGTTAGTTTGGCATACACATAAGCAGGATCAAGCCATGAGCAGGGGATAGTATCTCCATTTGCCTCTATGCACGCATCAACTCTTATCGTATCATATATACCGGTGCCATTCTGTGCATTTGAGGTTTTGGGTACACAGAAAAATATAAAAAAGATTGTTAATAAGGATAATATTCTTTTAGTCAATCGCATTCAAGTATAAATATAACAATAGTCCATCTTATTAATGACATCCCGGCCGTTTAGTAACCTTTGCAGGATGTTGTTTTATGAATATTTAACAATCATTCAAATAAAATTAATGAAGAACTATACTTGGGGCCCGGCTATATACTGCTATTAAACTTAGTTGCGTCGTACTCTTGTACAATTTGTACTTGACGCTGCAGTAAAAACATTATGATTTGAATGAAATAATAAATGCTAAATACATAAAAATTACAACTTCTGTATAAATAAGATGAAAGATATAAAGGTGCTGAAGTGTGCGACGCACAAAGTTTGATTAATAGGTTTTTGCCCGGACCTCCAGATAAAATTAATTAATTACAAAAAAATAAAAGGTGAAGGACTACTGACCCTTCACCTCTACTACGGGAAATATCACCCGCTTGTTAATTGCTGCTTTCGCAACAGTTCTTTGTATAGGAAAGGTAGAAATTTCATTGAATAAACCAAGAAAATCTACCTTAAAATTTTGACATTAGTTATGCACAATTATATATGCATCCTGTCTTTTTTTGCCAGTAACTCTTCAACTGTTTCCTTGTACATTTCATCGGGCACACAACAATCTACAGGACATACAGAAGCACATTGTGGTTCTTCATGAAAACCCTGGCATTCTGTACATTTATTGGGAACAATAAAATATGTATCCACACTTATTGGTTCAAAGCGTTGATCTGAGTCTACAACAGTTCCGTCCATCAATGTAAATGGGCCTTTAATAGTAGTACCATCTGAAATGGCCCATTCAACACCGCCTTCGTAAATTGCATTGTTTGGACATTCTGGTTCGCAGGCACCACAGTTAATACATTCTTCAGTAATTTTTATAGCCATAGTATATTTAATTTTGAAGTTTTAAATAGTGTTTGTAATTCAAATATAGTTAAGCAGCTTAAATATTTTACATGCAGTTATCACAAAGAATAGATTTATTGGTTCACCTTGGCGAATATATGCAAAATGGAAATAATGAATTTGAATTGGTAAAAGAAAATGCATACCGCGAAAACCCGTGGTTTATTCCCGAATTTATTGATCTGGCAGTAGCAAATATTGCAAATGATTTTTTGCAGGAAGATAAACTAAAAGCCTGGGTAGATTATTATAATATCCCTGCAGAAAATAAATCTCCTAAAACTGTTGGGATTGTAATGGCAGGCAATATTCCGTTGGTGGGTTTTCATGATCTGCTGAGTGTATTTATAAGTGGTCATACCGCAGTTATTAAGCCTTCTTCAAAGGACGTTATTTTAATAAAACACCTCATTAATAAGATGAATGAATGGGAAGGAAGCATTCACCAATTAATATCACTGGCAGAAACACTGAAAGATTGCGATGCTTATATAGCTACCGGCAGTAATAATTCCGGCAGGTATTTCGAATATTACTTTGGAAAATATCCTTCTATCATCAGAAAAAATAAAACATCTGTTGCAATACTTGATGGGAGCGAATCACCTGAAGAACTTGAATTACTAACCGACGATATGCAATTGTATTTTGGTCTTGGTTGCAGAAACATCACCAAGTTGTATATCCCCAGGAATTATGATTTTGTGCCGTTATTAAGTACCATAAAAAAGTACGACAGGTTTATGGAGTTTTACAAGTATAAACACAATTATGATTACCAGTTAGCATTACTTATAATGAATAACAAATTTTATATGACGGATGGGTCTCTCCTTCTTACTGAAAATGATTCCTTATTTGCACCGGTAAGCCAGGTTAACTACAGTTTTTTTGAGGATGCCATGGTACTAAAAAGAAGCCTCAGTAAAATTGCGGATATTCAATGTATAACAGGGCATGGGTTTATCCCTTTTGGCAGGGCACAATTCCCATCATTAACTGATTATGCAGATGGGAAAGATACTTTGCTTTTTTTGAGCAAACTTTAATCTCTTTGAACATACTTTCTTTATTTAATTTTACAGATGGATTTATCAGAGATTGTTTGTAAGCATGACATATTTTGTCATCAAACAGAAATTTATCCTTTTAAATAAAAGAAAGAATGACAGAACTACGATAGCTTTCGTCAATTTTATGTTAAAAGGGATAGCTTAACAACTGACGATTAAACCGCTTTGTTACTTTGTTATCAGAACAGGAATAAAATTTGACACTAAACGATAAAACAAAATCTAAATGACAATGAAACTCAAAAACATTTTATTGGTAGTTTTTATTAGTGCTACTACCGCTATTTTGAGTGTTTGGGGCTATGCTAAGTTTGCAGATCATAATAGCTCTTCCGGAATACAGCAGGACAACGGAAAACTTCCCGTAAACTATGCCGGTTTTTTTGATAAGGATAATGCTCCTGTTGGTCCGGTTGATTTTACCGCAGCTGCAACAGCATCTACCCCTGCAGTAGTACACATAAAAACACATACAAAAGAAAAGCAGGTTGCCAATAATAACAAACGTAAAAATCCTTTCTCTGACCTTTTTGGCGATGATGATCCTTTCTCTGATTTTTTTGGAGGCCCGCGTAACATGGTAATACCTGAACAACGCGCAAGCGGCAGTGGTGTAATTGTTAGCAATGACGGGTACATCGTTACCAATAACCATGTAGTTGAAGGAGCTGATGAAATTACGGTAACCACAACTAACAGAAAAACATACAAGGGAACAGTAATTGGCACAGACGTTAACACAGATCTTGCTGTTATTAAAATAGATGGCGCAGGCAACCTTCCTTATATGGTTTGGGGTAATAGTGATGATGTAAAACTTGGTCAGTGGGTATTAGCTGTTGGTTATCCATTAAATCTTGATGTTACCGTAACTGCCGGTATTGTGAGTGCCAAATCGCGTTCTATTGGTATAAATAAAGGCGATCGTCCAATAGAATCATTCATACAAACAGATGCGGCAGTTAACCCGGGTAATAGCGGCGGGGCTTTGATAAACACAAATGGTGAATTGATCGGTATTAACTCTGCCATTGCTTCACCAACAGGTTCTTATGCTGGCTATTCTTATGCAATACCTGTAAATATTGTAAAAAAGATAGTTGGAGATCTTATGAAATTTGGTGCTGTACAAAGAGCTTATATCGGTATTTCTTATCCACCAGATGATCTTCCCGAAGAAAAGAAAAAAGAAATGGGTATTAAAGACGGTGAAGGAGTTTTTATAAATGGTGTAGCCGATGATGGTGCTGCTAAACAGGCTGGTATTCAGAAGGGTGATTTTATTACAAAGATTAATGGAAGTGCAGTGAACAGTGGCCCTGAATTGCAGGAGCAGGTTGCCCGTTATAAACCAGGCGATAAAGTAACCATTACTTTCGTAAGAAATGGTAAAGAGAATACAGCTGCAATTACACTTAAAAACAAGGCTGGTAATTATGAGGCAGTAAAACAAGAATCAGCTCTTGATAATCTTGGTGGTGCTGAGTTGGTAAATCTGGATAAAGCTACTGCTCAGAAAAATGACATAGCTGGCGGTGTACTTGTAAAGAAACTGGGCGATGGTATTTTGAAAAATACACGCATGCAGGAAGGTTTTGTAATTACTAGTGTAGACGGACAGGAAGTAAAAACTGTTGAGGACTTAAAAGCAATTTTAAATAATGCACAGGGCGGCACTGTAAGACTCGAAGGTATTTACCCTGGTTATGAAGGCACCTATGGTTATCCACTCAACTTAAGTAGTTCAGATGGTGGTGCTGATAAGTAATCTTATATAATTATTAAATTAAAAAACCCGTTCATTGATAGAACGGGTTTTTTATACTGTTTATGTACTTAGCTATAGCACTACTATTAAACTTCCGTTGCGTCACTCACTTCAACTTTCTGAAAAGCATGAGCAATAAAATAATAAAAATAAAGTGGCTTTACGGAGCCACTTTCTTTTCTTTTGTTCCATAGGTTGCTTTCCATTATCCAAATCCAACTTAATTTCTTAACTATGAATTCTTCGGTGTTTTATTTCTTGCGTAAAGATATATTCATAATATGCCTTTCAAAAAATGTATCTGAATGAACTGTATCAAAAGAAGATTGAATTGAATATATGTTTACATGAGCCGTTTTAATCTAGGCATATTTAGTAAATACATTATAGCTTATAAATAAAACTGCGAATAGATTTTTAAAAATCTAGTCGCAGAATCTTTTGTACCCACCTGTTATTCATTAATAGCTGCAATGCCTGGCAATACCTTGCCTTCAAAATATTCAAGCATTGCGCCACCACCGGTGCTTACATAACTTACCTTGTCAGTATAACCAAACTGGTTAACAGCAGCAACACTATCACCACCGCCTACTAAAGAGAAAGCACCGTTTTGTGTTGATTCAGCTACCGCATCTGCAATTGCTTTGGTGCCAGCCTGGAATTTTTCCATTTCAAAAACACCCATTGGTCCGTTCCATAAAATGGTCTTAGAGTTCCTGATCACTTCAGAAAATACACCGCATGCTTTAGGACCAATATCTAAACCCATCCATCCATCTGGTATTGCATCACTCATGCATGTTTTGGTATTTGCATCTGCCGCAAACTTGTCTGCAATTACAGAATCTTCAGGTAGATGGATGCTTACATTTTTTACTATTGCTTTTTTCAGAAGCTCACTTGCTGTATCCAGGCGATCTTCTTCGCATAATGAATTACCAATCTTTCCACCTCTTGCTTTCATAAATGTGTAAGCCATGCCACCACCGATGATGATATCCGTTGCTCGTTCTAATAAATTTTCAATAATGAGAATCTTATCTGAAACCTTTGCGCCACCAATAATAGCTGTAAATGGCTTTTCTGATTGGTGCAATACTTTCTCTGCACTGATCACTTCACTTTCCATTAATAAGCCAAACATTTTTTTATCGCCGGGAAAGAATTTTGCAATTACTGCTGTAGATGCATGTGCACGGTGAGCTGTGCCAAATGCATCATTCACATAAACATCACCAAGCTTTGATAATTTTTCTGCAAATGCTTCATCACCTTTTTCTTCCTGTTTATAAAAACGGAGATTTTCCAGCAACAATACTTGTCCTGGTTTTAATGCTGCAGATTTATCTGTAGCCTGCTGACCAATGCAATCATCGGCAAATTCAACAGCAACGCCACCTAGTAAATCGCTTAAGTGTGCTACAATATGTTTCAATGAATATTTATCTTCTGGTCCTTCCTTGGGGCGGCCAAGATGACTCATAAGAATTACGCTGCCGCCATCCCCCAGTATTTTTTTTATAGTGGGTACTGCTGCACGCATCCTGCTGTCATCTGTAATAGCAAAAGTTTGTTTATCTAAAGGCACATTGAAATCTACGCGGATCAATGCTTTTTCATTTGCAAAATTATGATCAGAGAATTTGCTCATGATTATGATTTATTATTTGTAAATAAAAACCGCAAAGACTTAAAGGCGCAGAGAAATAATAAAATTAAAAACTCTCAGCGTCTCTGCGTCTCCGCGGTTTATGTTGAATAAAGATCTGAACCTTCAAGTGAGTGACACAACAGGCGATGCCATAAGCACAACTGTTGTGCAACAAAAATTACTTGCTTATTAAACCTGCAAAATAATGTACTGTGCGTACTAACTGGCTTACATAGCTCATTTCATTATCGTACCAGCTAACTGTGCGTACTAATTGAACATCGCCAACTATTTGCACACGTGTTTGTGTTGCATCATACAAAGAACCATAGGTGATGCCGATAACATCTGTGCTTACAATTTCATCTGTGGTATAACCAAAGCTTTCATTTGCTGCTGCTTTCATTGCTGCATTTACTTCTTCAACGGTTGTTTTCTTACCAAGAACCGCAGTCAATTCAGTTAAAGAGCCTGTGATAGTTGGAACACGCTGAGCAGAACCATCCAGTTTGCCTTTCAATGAAGGCAGTACAAGACCAATTGCTTTTGCAGCCCCGGTGCTGTTTGGTACAATGTTCTGTGCTGCTGCACGTGCACGGCGAAGATCACCTTTGGGATGCGGCGCATCCTGTGTATTCTGATCGTTTGTGTAAGCGTGAATAGTAGTCATTAAACCATTAACAATACCAAATGTATCTTCAAGCACTTTGGCCATTGGTGCAAGACAATTGGTAGTGCAGGATGCACAACTGATCACGGTTTCGCTGCCATCAAGAATACTATGGTTTACATTGAATACAATTGTTTTCAGATCTCCTGTAGCAGGTGCAGAAATAACAACGCGTTTTGCGCCTGCAGTAAGATGTAATTCTGCTTTTGCTTTATCTGTGAAGAAACCTGTACATTCCAAAACAACATCTACATCATGCTGGCCCCATGGAATTTCAGCAGGATTTTTTTGTGCATATATTTTTACTTCGTTACCCTTTACAATGATTGAATTTTCTGTAGCAGAAACCTCTTCATTAAAGCGGCCCTGTGCGCTATCATATTTTAAAAGATGTGCTAATACTTTTGGACTAGTAAGATCATTTATCGCAACAACATCAATCCCCTCCATGTTAAATATCTGTCTGTATACCAAACGGCCGATTCTTCCGAATCCGTTGATTGCAACTTTTACTGTGCTCATGTTTTATTGTTTATATTTTATTAAAAGCGATGCGAATTTACAAGTATTGAAGTGAAAAAACATGATATTTTTTGTTTACAGACGTTAGTACAAGCATTAAGCTTCTGTTGCGTCGCATTACGTTCATCGTTCTGTAATCCTTATGAGCATTGAGTTGCAGCTCGCATGTTATTTTTGTGATTGATAAAATACTTATAAGGCTTAAAAAAATTTTGCCGAAATAGAAAACGCGCCTATTTTTGCACTCCCAAAAAATGAGGGACATGGAGCGTTGGTCAAGGGGTTAAGACACCTCCCTTTCACGGAGGAATCACGGGTTCGATTCCCGTACGCTCTACAGGAAAAGGTAAAGTTGTAAATCCCAATTGTCTGCAAAGATGGTTGGGATTTCTTATTTTAAATCTTTTGTTCTGGTTTGCTCAATTTATCTTTTGCTGATGAAGAGATTGCGACGCAACGAAGCTGCTACATGTACTATCGCTGGTATCATAAATAAAAAAACTATTTAACTAAATACTTCCTTCACTCTGTCAAAAAAACTTTTCTCACTTTTTCCTGGTTGCGGTTTAAAGTTCGGGCTGTTGTTTAATTTATCGAGCATTTCTTTTTCTTCAGTTGTTACATGTTGTGGTGTCCACACATTTACATGCACCAACTGATCTCCTTTGGAATATCCGTTTACATCAGGAAAGCCTTTGCCTTTTAATCGAAAGATCTTTCCACTCTGTGTACCTGCCGGTATTTTTATTTTAGCTCTTCCATCAATCGTTGGAACTTCTACCTGTGTGCCAAATGTTGCATCAGGAAAAGAGATGTGCAATTCAAATGCTACATTCAATCCATCACGCTGCAATTCTTTATGCGCTTCTTCTTCTATAAGAATAATCAGATCACCTGGTGCACCGCCTCTTTCACCTGCATTACCTTTTCCACTCATACTTAACTGCATGCCCTCCTGCACACCTGCAGGAATATCAACGGTAACCATTTCTTCACCGTACACACGGCCTTCTCCTTTACAGTTGCCGCATTTTGCAGTGATGGTTGTTCCTTCTCCGTTACAGGTTGAGCATGTTGTTACTGTTTGCATCTGACCAAGAAAAGTATTAGTTACTTTTCTCACCTGCCCGCTACCGCCGCAGGTGCTGCAGGTTTGCACACTGCCTTTATCTTTTGCACCGCTGCCACCACACGTATTACAGCCTACATATTTTTTAACCTTGATGGTTTTTGTTACACCCTTTGCAGCTTCTTCAAAAGTGAGTTTCAATTTCACACGAAGGTTGCTTCCTCTTATCCCTCTGGGCCTTCCACCGCCACCACTTCTTCGTTGTCCTCCACCAAAGAAGCTGCCGAAAATATCATCGCCAAAAATATCTCCGAATTGGCTAAAAATATCTTCCATATTGCTTGCATGGCCGCCGCCAAAACCACCTTGCCCTGGTGCAAATGCCTGGTGACCGTAGCGGTCATATTTAGCCCTTTTATCAGCATCGCTTAATACTTCATAGGCTTCCGCTGCTTGTTTGAATTTTTCTTCAGCTGTTTTGTCTCCGGGGTTGCGGTCAGGGTGATATTGCATAGCCACCTTGCGATAAGCTTTCTTTAACTCTTCGGCAGTAGCTGTTTTACTGACACCTAAAATCTCGTAATAGTCTTGCTTCATAATGTTTAAATGCGCTAATGTGTCGATGAATTTATGTGGTTATCCGCTTTTTCATTTTCACATCTCCACATTTTAAATTTTCAAATTATTTACCCACAACTACTTTTGCAAAGCGTATGATCTTATCATTAAGGTAATAACCTTTTTGAACTTCATCCACTACTTTACCTGATAATGCAGGGGTGGGTGCCGGAATTTCCGTAATGGCTTCATGTTTTTCTACGTCAAACTCAGAACCAATACTTTCCATTGCCTTTACACCTTTTGATTGCAGGTTATTGCGCAGCTTGTTAAAAACCAGTTGTATACCTTCTTTTATTAAGGCAACATCTTCTGTTTGCTGCAACTGTTTTTCTGCACGGTCGCAGTCGTCCAATACATCCAGTAAAGACGTGATAACATCTCTGCCTGCTGTTTGTATCAGCTCTATTCTTTCTTTAGCTGTGCGGCGGCGAAAGTTGTCAAACTCTGCGTATAGGCGCACATATTTATCTTTTTGTTCCTGTAAATCAGCTTTTAGTTTTTCTAATTCAGACTCATTGCCTACAGGCTCGTTAAGATGCGTGGTGCCCGCTGCATTTTCGTCAGCATTAATTGAAAAATCAGCCGTTTCTACAGTATTATCCTGTTCAAAGGTTTGCTTTTGATTGTCTTCCATACTTTAAATATTGTTATTCAATTGGTCAAATTTTTTGCCAAGGATACTTAAGTGGAAATATTGGCAGGCGATAAATGAATTCTGGGGCCGGCTTTTGGGTTTTTATGGCATCGCCGGTTGTGTCACTCACTTGTGCGTTCGGAACTTTAATGAACAATTTCACTGCCTATTGCCTCCTTGCCTTTGTTCATGGATTACAAAAGTGCGACGCAACGATGTCCAATTTCTGCACTTTAGTTGGGTTCCTAAATATCAAAATCAAATACTGCAACCCGCCAATTATCTTTGCCACATGACAAAGGTTATTCTAAAGCGAAAGATTGCAATGCGTATTGCCAACGGGCACCCGTGGATATTTGCCAATGAAATTGAAAAGACGGAAGGCGCTGTGGATGCAGGTGGTATTGCAGATGTTTTTTTTCACGACGGCAAATTTGCGGGCAGGGGATATGTGAACCCGCAATCTCAGATAATGGTGCGCTTGCTTACACGCAGGAAAGAAGAAATTGATGAACAATTTTTTTTCAGGCGCATTAATGAAGCCTGGAAATACCGACAGAAAATTGGTTATACAGAAAATTGTCGGCTGATATTTGGTGAAGCAGATGAAATGCCTGCATTGATCATTGATAAGTTCAACGATTATTTTGTAATTCAAACAATGGCGCTGGGTATTGATGTGTGGAAACCTGCCATAGTAAAGGCTTTGCAGAAAATATTTTCTCCCAAAGGAATCTATGAAAGAAACGATGTGCCTGTTCGTGAACTGGAAGGGTTGCAACAACAAAAGGGTTTTTTATCTGAGCCTTTTGATACAAATATCATCATCAATGAAAATGGTTTGCAGTTTCATGTGGATATTGAAAATGGACAAAAGACCGGGTACTTTTTAGATCAGAGAGATAACAGGAGACAGATACAACACATAGTAAAAGGTGCAGATGTTCTTGGTGCATTTACTTATACGGGCACATTTGAAATTCATGCAGCGCATTATGGTGCAAAGAGTGTACATGGTTTGGATATTTCAGAAAATGCGGTTGCACAAGCTACAAAAAATGCTCAGTTAAATAAACTGGATCATATCTGCAAGTTTGAAACGATCAATGCTTTTGATGCGTTGAAGAATTGGGGAAAAGAAGGCAGGCAATATGATGTTGTAATGCTTGA
Coding sequences within it:
- a CDS encoding 4Fe-4S dicluster domain-containing protein, which codes for MAIKITEECINCGACEPECPNNAIYEGGVEWAISDGTTIKGPFTLMDGTVVDSDQRFEPISVDTYFIVPNKCTECQGFHEEPQCASVCPVDCCVPDEMYKETVEELLAKKDRMHI
- a CDS encoding acyl-CoA reductase; its protein translation is MQLSQRIDLLVHLGEYMQNGNNEFELVKENAYRENPWFIPEFIDLAVANIANDFLQEDKLKAWVDYYNIPAENKSPKTVGIVMAGNIPLVGFHDLLSVFISGHTAVIKPSSKDVILIKHLINKMNEWEGSIHQLISLAETLKDCDAYIATGSNNSGRYFEYYFGKYPSIIRKNKTSVAILDGSESPEELELLTDDMQLYFGLGCRNITKLYIPRNYDFVPLLSTIKKYDRFMEFYKYKHNYDYQLALLIMNNKFYMTDGSLLLTENDSLFAPVSQVNYSFFEDAMVLKRSLSKIADIQCITGHGFIPFGRAQFPSLTDYADGKDTLLFLSKL
- a CDS encoding Do family serine endopeptidase — its product is MKLKNILLVVFISATTAILSVWGYAKFADHNSSSGIQQDNGKLPVNYAGFFDKDNAPVGPVDFTAAATASTPAVVHIKTHTKEKQVANNNKRKNPFSDLFGDDDPFSDFFGGPRNMVIPEQRASGSGVIVSNDGYIVTNNHVVEGADEITVTTTNRKTYKGTVIGTDVNTDLAVIKIDGAGNLPYMVWGNSDDVKLGQWVLAVGYPLNLDVTVTAGIVSAKSRSIGINKGDRPIESFIQTDAAVNPGNSGGALINTNGELIGINSAIASPTGSYAGYSYAIPVNIVKKIVGDLMKFGAVQRAYIGISYPPDDLPEEKKKEMGIKDGEGVFINGVADDGAAKQAGIQKGDFITKINGSAVNSGPELQEQVARYKPGDKVTITFVRNGKENTAAITLKNKAGNYEAVKQESALDNLGGAELVNLDKATAQKNDIAGGVLVKKLGDGILKNTRMQEGFVITSVDGQEVKTVEDLKAILNNAQGGTVRLEGIYPGYEGTYGYPLNLSSSDGGADK
- a CDS encoding phosphoglycerate kinase, translating into MSKFSDHNFANEKALIRVDFNVPLDKQTFAITDDSRMRAAVPTIKKILGDGGSVILMSHLGRPKEGPEDKYSLKHIVAHLSDLLGGVAVEFADDCIGQQATDKSAALKPGQVLLLENLRFYKQEEKGDEAFAEKLSKLGDVYVNDAFGTAHRAHASTAVIAKFFPGDKKMFGLLMESEVISAEKVLHQSEKPFTAIIGGAKVSDKILIIENLLERATDIIIGGGMAYTFMKARGGKIGNSLCEEDRLDTASELLKKAIVKNVSIHLPEDSVIADKFAADANTKTCMSDAIPDGWMGLDIGPKACGVFSEVIRNSKTILWNGPMGVFEMEKFQAGTKAIADAVAESTQNGAFSLVGGGDSVAAVNQFGYTDKVSYVSTGGGAMLEYFEGKVLPGIAAINE
- the gap gene encoding type I glyceraldehyde-3-phosphate dehydrogenase, which gives rise to MSTVKVAINGFGRIGRLVYRQIFNMEGIDVVAINDLTSPKVLAHLLKYDSAQGRFNEEVSATENSIIVKGNEVKIYAQKNPAEIPWGQHDVDVVLECTGFFTDKAKAELHLTAGAKRVVISAPATGDLKTIVFNVNHSILDGSETVISCASCTTNCLAPMAKVLEDTFGIVNGLMTTIHAYTNDQNTQDAPHPKGDLRRARAAAQNIVPNSTGAAKAIGLVLPSLKGKLDGSAQRVPTITGSLTELTAVLGKKTTVEEVNAAMKAAANESFGYTTDEIVSTDVIGITYGSLYDATQTRVQIVGDVQLVRTVSWYDNEMSYVSQLVRTVHYFAGLISK
- the dnaJ gene encoding molecular chaperone DnaJ, translated to MKQDYYEILGVSKTATAEELKKAYRKVAMQYHPDRNPGDKTAEEKFKQAAEAYEVLSDADKRAKYDRYGHQAFAPGQGGFGGGHASNMEDIFSQFGDIFGDDIFGSFFGGGQRRSGGGGRPRGIRGSNLRVKLKLTFEEAAKGVTKTIKVKKYVGCNTCGGSGAKDKGSVQTCSTCGGSGQVRKVTNTFLGQMQTVTTCSTCNGEGTTITAKCGNCKGEGRVYGEEMVTVDIPAGVQEGMQLSMSGKGNAGERGGAPGDLIILIEEEAHKELQRDGLNVAFELHISFPDATFGTQVEVPTIDGRAKIKIPAGTQSGKIFRLKGKGFPDVNGYSKGDQLVHVNVWTPQHVTTEEKEMLDKLNNSPNFKPQPGKSEKSFFDRVKEVFS
- a CDS encoding nucleotide exchange factor GrpE encodes the protein MEDNQKQTFEQDNTVETADFSINADENAAGTTHLNEPVGNESELEKLKADLQEQKDKYVRLYAEFDNFRRRTAKERIELIQTAGRDVITSLLDVLDDCDRAEKQLQQTEDVALIKEGIQLVFNKLRNNLQSKGVKAMESIGSEFDVEKHEAITEIPAPTPALSGKVVDEVQKGYYLNDKIIRFAKVVVGK
- a CDS encoding class I SAM-dependent rRNA methyltransferase produces the protein MTKVILKRKIAMRIANGHPWIFANEIEKTEGAVDAGGIADVFFHDGKFAGRGYVNPQSQIMVRLLTRRKEEIDEQFFFRRINEAWKYRQKIGYTENCRLIFGEADEMPALIIDKFNDYFVIQTMALGIDVWKPAIVKALQKIFSPKGIYERNDVPVRELEGLQQQKGFLSEPFDTNIIINENGLQFHVDIENGQKTGYFLDQRDNRRQIQHIVKGADVLGAFTYTGTFEIHAAHYGAKSVHGLDISENAVAQATKNAQLNKLDHICKFETINAFDALKNWGKEGRQYDVVMLDPPAFTKSRETIQKAITGYKEINLRGMKLLRDGGFLVTSSCTNLVQPELFLQVIDMAARDARKKIKQVTFRAQASDHPIVWGMENTNYLKFLIVEVSNK